From Bacillota bacterium, a single genomic window includes:
- the tnpB gene encoding IS200/IS605 family element transposase accessory protein TnpB: MEKLEGIRNRRKRDRKDRGRSLHSWSFHRLQKFIAYKAQLAGIKVEWVVPSNTSRTCPVCGTIDKDSRNGIRFKCKSCGYKGHADVIGALNISRAISGLARAA; encoded by the coding sequence ATGGAGAAGCTTGAGGGTATCAGGAATAGACGCAAGAGAGACCGCAAGGACCGGGGGCGAAGTCTGCATTCTTGGAGCTTCCACAGGCTCCAGAAGTTCATAGCCTACAAGGCACAGCTGGCTGGGATAAAGGTAGAATGGGTTGTTCCCTCAAATACCAGCCGCACCTGTCCGGTCTGCGGTACTATTGACAAGGATTCCCGTAATGGCATCAGGTTTAAGTGTAAGTCCTGCGGTTATAAAGGCCATGCGGATGTCATTGGAGCGCTGAATATCAGCAGAGCAATTAGCGGTCTGGCCAGGGCGGCGTAA
- a CDS encoding GGDEF domain-containing protein, protein MEPRESFRRSMVSEVRLARILLCIAFTPAYIVLAPPMPYALLPLLFIAGFIASQFLDLKRLYHPWLSYLSPFFGFLLNASVIFTTGFQRSPFLFFVLVPIVTYGIERPPVWVFRSAMMNTSILAFLSLRALIQTDWFGLAYTLGITMTSHTACRLMRRTQGLSSSYILTMEDAAGKDPLTGLYNRRAFAEYVAELSSRETPFALTMCDLDGFKRYNDRFGHPAGDEVLKKVGALLSESLRSTDAVFRYGGDEFVIIMPDVNEFTVNGVCNRIKKLVSKEIGGVGISFGSAFFPEDGATVQKVIEIADKRLYEAKRMSQPGRTTF, encoded by the coding sequence ATGGAACCAAGAGAGTCCTTTCGGCGATCCATGGTAAGCGAGGTGCGTCTTGCGCGCATTTTGTTATGCATCGCCTTCACTCCTGCATATATAGTCCTGGCGCCTCCAATGCCTTATGCCCTTCTACCCCTGTTGTTTATTGCGGGGTTTATAGCTTCTCAATTTCTTGATCTGAAGCGCCTTTACCATCCATGGCTCAGCTATCTCTCACCGTTTTTCGGTTTCCTTCTGAATGCCTCCGTGATATTCACCACGGGATTTCAGAGGAGCCCCTTTCTTTTCTTCGTGCTGGTACCTATCGTAACGTATGGAATCGAGCGGCCCCCCGTTTGGGTCTTTCGCTCGGCAATGATGAACACATCAATCCTGGCATTTCTCAGCCTGCGCGCGCTGATTCAAACGGACTGGTTTGGTTTGGCCTATACGCTGGGAATAACGATGACAAGCCACACTGCGTGCCGTCTTATGAGAAGAACTCAAGGGTTATCGAGCTCCTATATTCTCACCATGGAAGATGCTGCCGGCAAGGATCCGCTTACTGGCCTTTACAACCGCAGGGCGTTTGCAGAATATGTTGCAGAGCTTTCATCCAGAGAAACCCCTTTTGCTCTCACGATGTGTGACCTTGATGGTTTTAAGCGTTACAATGATAGATTTGGCCACCCGGCAGGTGACGAGGTGCTGAAGAAGGTTGGGGCGCTTCTTAGTGAATCCCTAAGATCCACGGATGCCGTGTTCAGGTATGGAGGCGATGAATTCGTGATAATTATGCCAGACGTTAATGAATTCACTGTCAACGGTGTGTGTAATAGAATAAAGAAGCTGGTTTCGAAGGAGATAGGGGGAGTCGGGATATCATTCGGAAGCGCATTCTTCCCTGAGGATGGAGCCACCGTTCAAAAAGTGATAGAAATCGCCGATAAGAGATTGTATGAAGCAAAGCGAATGTCCCAGCCGGGACGTACTACATTTTAG
- a CDS encoding type II toxin-antitoxin system MqsA family antitoxin, whose amino-acid sequence MNDANTCPVCGGTLEEKTIQLDFRYKGHLVVIEGVPAQVCRNCGEELISAETSKDIDILLESNIRPVRQISVPVLPFLHYEARA is encoded by the coding sequence ATGAATGATGCAAATACCTGTCCGGTATGCGGAGGAACCCTAGAAGAGAAAACGATCCAGCTCGATTTCCGATACAAAGGCCACCTGGTCGTAATTGAAGGAGTGCCTGCACAAGTCTGCAGGAATTGCGGGGAAGAACTGATTTCTGCAGAGACCTCTAAGGATATCGACATCCTGCTGGAGTCCAATATCAGGCCAGTGAGGCAGATAAGTGTGCCGGTCTTACCATTTCTTCACTACGAGGCCCGGGCATGA
- a CDS encoding DUF4258 domain-containing protein yields MDIDEIRARIKGGSYRLTAHATVRCKERGITTKDMETAIINGKIIEEYPDDKTFPSCLIFGHTPDGLPLHIVCSLAPISHIITLYFPDEKRWISYRTRRRKEGGK; encoded by the coding sequence TTGGACATTGACGAAATCCGGGCAAGGATAAAAGGGGGCAGTTACCGCCTTACCGCTCACGCTACAGTCCGGTGCAAGGAGCGAGGAATCACCACGAAAGACATGGAAACCGCCATTATTAACGGCAAAATCATTGAGGAATATCCTGACGACAAGACTTTCCCGAGCTGTCTCATATTCGGTCATACACCTGATGGTCTGCCGCTTCACATAGTCTGCAGCCTGGCACCGATAAGCCATATTATAACCCTTTACTTTCCTGATGAAAAGCGATGGATAAGCTACCGCACGAGGCGAAGAAAAGAAGGGGGAAAATAA